In Takifugu flavidus isolate HTHZ2018 chromosome 5, ASM371156v2, whole genome shotgun sequence, the following proteins share a genomic window:
- the ppm1f gene encoding protein phosphatase 1F isoform X2, with protein sequence MNEEECMSFLGRFVEEFPAPLEEDAALPVSPLSCKVSREELQGESLEMGLKVLATRGSPTVLSALLCQVALSQLQQDDLSPFNCPQAAEVNQGEEQVILLESAAVQHVFLNKLINTALIWYQNLPKTPSAPSVFLRCSVHAIKNKRRKMEDKHVALAEFNQLFGIQDELQRAYYAVFDGHGGADAAIYAATHLHVALGRQESLQSDAATALKTAFKHTDDMFKVKAKREHLRSGTTGVAALICGQELTVAWLGDCQAILVRKGQVVTLMDPHKPDREDEKQRIEDLGGCVTFMGCWRVNGTYAVSRAIGDFDQKPYVSGDADCSVTHLYGDEDYILLACDGFFDSVKPSEVPNLVLDALQHPNDSTENCLSKELEDDYGLKVAQHLVCHAKASGSTDNITVVLVFLRPPEQLLVKINAAGMVCEKQSSRSQDELQQ encoded by the exons ATGAATGAGGAAGAGTGCATGAGTTTTCTGGGAAGATTTGTGGAGGAATTCCCAGCTCCACTGGAAGAAGATGCAGCACTGCCTGTCAGTCCCCTTAGTTGTAAAGTCTCCCGAGAGGAGTTGCAAGGAGAGAGCCTCGAGATGGGCCTCAAGGTGCTGGCTACAAG GGGTTCTCCAACAGTCCTTAGTGCCCTTCTCTGCCAGGTGgccctgtcacagctgcagcaagatgacctttcacctttcaACTGTCCTCAGGCAGCTGAGGTCAACCAGGGAGAGGAACAAGTAATCT TGCTTGAGTCGGCAGCAGTCCAACATGTCTTCCTGAACAAGCTGATCAATACTGCCCTTATTTGGTATCAAAACCTCCCTAAAACCCCATCTGCCCCGTCTGTGTTCCTCCGCTGCTCCGTTCATGCCATCAaaaacaagaggaggaagatggaggacaaACACGTGGCCCTGGCTGAATTTAACCAGCTCTTTGGAATTCAG GATGAGCTACAGCGTGCCTACTACGCTGTGTTTGACGGTCATGGGGGAGCAGATGCTGCCATCTATGCTGCCACACACCTTCATGTTGCTTTAGGTCGCCAAGAGAGCCTGCAGAGTGATGCTGCTACAGCTTTAAAAACTGCCTTCAAGCACACAGATGATATGTTTAAGGTCAAAGCTAAGAGAGAG caTCTGCGTAGTGGCACTACAGGTGTTGCTGCCCTGATCTGTGGTCAGGAGCTCACTGTGGCCTGGCTGGGAGATTGTCAAGCAATACTGGTCAGAAAAGGACAGGTGGTAACCCTCATGGACCCCCATAAACCTGACAGAGAG GATGAGAAGCAGAGAATTGAGGATCTGGGTGGCTGTGTCACCTTCATGGGATGCTGGCGTGTTAATGGAACCTATGCTGTGTCCAGAGCTATAG GTGACTTTGACCAGAAGCCTTATGTATCGGGAGATGCAGACTGTTCGGTAACTCATCTGTATGGAGATGAGGACTACATCCTTCTCGCGTGTGATGGGTTCTTTGATTCTGTCAAACCTTCAGAGGTCCCAAATTTGGTCCTAGATGCACTTCAGCACCCCAATGACTCTACAGAAAATTGTTTATCAAAAGAGTTGGAGGATGATTACGGATTGAAAGTTGCTCAACACTTAGTATGTCATGCTAAGGCATCCGGCTCCACTGACAACATCACAGTTGTTCTGGTGTTCCTGCGCCCcccagagcagctgctggttaAAATAAATGCTGCGGGAATGGTGTGTGAGAAGCAGAGCTCCAGATCCCAAGATGAACTGCAACAGTGA
- the ppm1f gene encoding protein phosphatase 1F isoform X1, producing MQHCLSVPLVVKSPERSCKERASRWASRCWLQDQPCVSVSDGDVIDPFLKPETSFFSKVCNERGSPTVLSALLCQVALSQLQQDDLSPFNCPQAAEVNQGEEQVILLESAAVQHVFLNKLINTALIWYQNLPKTPSAPSVFLRCSVHAIKNKRRKMEDKHVALAEFNQLFGIQDELQRAYYAVFDGHGGADAAIYAATHLHVALGRQESLQSDAATALKTAFKHTDDMFKVKAKREHLRSGTTGVAALICGQELTVAWLGDCQAILVRKGQVVTLMDPHKPDREDEKQRIEDLGGCVTFMGCWRVNGTYAVSRAIGDFDQKPYVSGDADCSVTHLYGDEDYILLACDGFFDSVKPSEVPNLVLDALQHPNDSTENCLSKELEDDYGLKVAQHLVCHAKASGSTDNITVVLVFLRPPEQLLVKINAAGMVCEKQSSRSQDELQQ from the exons ATGCAGCACTGCCTGTCAGTCCCCTTAGTTGTAAAGTCTCCCGAGAGGAGTTGCAAGGAGAGAGCCTCGAGATGGGCCTCAAGGTGCTGGCTACAAG ATCAACCATGTGTGTCTGtaagtgatggtgatgtgatagATCCTTTTCTGAAACCAGAAACAAGTTTTTTCAGTAAGGTGTGCAATGAGAG GGGTTCTCCAACAGTCCTTAGTGCCCTTCTCTGCCAGGTGgccctgtcacagctgcagcaagatgacctttcacctttcaACTGTCCTCAGGCAGCTGAGGTCAACCAGGGAGAGGAACAAGTAATCT TGCTTGAGTCGGCAGCAGTCCAACATGTCTTCCTGAACAAGCTGATCAATACTGCCCTTATTTGGTATCAAAACCTCCCTAAAACCCCATCTGCCCCGTCTGTGTTCCTCCGCTGCTCCGTTCATGCCATCAaaaacaagaggaggaagatggaggacaaACACGTGGCCCTGGCTGAATTTAACCAGCTCTTTGGAATTCAG GATGAGCTACAGCGTGCCTACTACGCTGTGTTTGACGGTCATGGGGGAGCAGATGCTGCCATCTATGCTGCCACACACCTTCATGTTGCTTTAGGTCGCCAAGAGAGCCTGCAGAGTGATGCTGCTACAGCTTTAAAAACTGCCTTCAAGCACACAGATGATATGTTTAAGGTCAAAGCTAAGAGAGAG caTCTGCGTAGTGGCACTACAGGTGTTGCTGCCCTGATCTGTGGTCAGGAGCTCACTGTGGCCTGGCTGGGAGATTGTCAAGCAATACTGGTCAGAAAAGGACAGGTGGTAACCCTCATGGACCCCCATAAACCTGACAGAGAG GATGAGAAGCAGAGAATTGAGGATCTGGGTGGCTGTGTCACCTTCATGGGATGCTGGCGTGTTAATGGAACCTATGCTGTGTCCAGAGCTATAG GTGACTTTGACCAGAAGCCTTATGTATCGGGAGATGCAGACTGTTCGGTAACTCATCTGTATGGAGATGAGGACTACATCCTTCTCGCGTGTGATGGGTTCTTTGATTCTGTCAAACCTTCAGAGGTCCCAAATTTGGTCCTAGATGCACTTCAGCACCCCAATGACTCTACAGAAAATTGTTTATCAAAAGAGTTGGAGGATGATTACGGATTGAAAGTTGCTCAACACTTAGTATGTCATGCTAAGGCATCCGGCTCCACTGACAACATCACAGTTGTTCTGGTGTTCCTGCGCCCcccagagcagctgctggttaAAATAAATGCTGCGGGAATGGTGTGTGAGAAGCAGAGCTCCAGATCCCAAGATGAACTGCAACAGTGA